In Stieleria varia, one genomic interval encodes:
- a CDS encoding PQQ-binding-like beta-propeller repeat protein has protein sequence MSRFPSFSRSIGVTLLCCLCVSVSFADDWNQWMGPTRDGVYREAGIADSIPEGGLPIRWRVPVFGGYAGPAVVGDRVYLMDYERTKGEMIETPDARPEQEGFERVRCFDANTGNQVWEHKYAVNYKISYPAGPRATPTVIDGVVVTLGAQGDLIALNASNGEMMWQVNLPKTFNAKTPIWGFAAHPLVTDSMVVTMVGGDDQAAVAFDRATGKVLWKSVSSSDAGYCPPSLIQAGGTQQLLIWHPDAVASLDPATGKPYWTEPLKPDYGMSIAQPMREGDHLFVTGIENKSMMLQLASDRPAVTKLWDSEPKTSISCSTMTPVIHDGLIFGCDESLGAVVCAKVSDGQRLWHNWLPVRPDNQRRLSAGNAFITRHAPSGRYLLFGETGLLTLAEMTAEGFRSLGQMQVVEPTQTAFGRKVIWSHPAYARQTAFIRNDKELVAVDLSSSK, from the coding sequence ATGAGTCGGTTCCCTTCATTCAGCCGGTCCATCGGCGTCACCCTGCTGTGCTGTCTCTGCGTCTCGGTATCCTTTGCGGATGATTGGAATCAATGGATGGGTCCGACGCGGGATGGGGTCTATCGCGAAGCAGGGATAGCGGACTCGATTCCCGAGGGCGGTCTGCCGATCCGTTGGCGGGTGCCCGTCTTCGGTGGATACGCCGGTCCGGCGGTGGTCGGTGATCGTGTTTACTTGATGGACTACGAACGCACCAAGGGCGAGATGATCGAGACGCCCGACGCGCGACCTGAACAAGAAGGATTTGAGCGGGTGCGATGTTTCGATGCCAACACAGGCAATCAGGTCTGGGAACACAAGTACGCGGTCAACTACAAGATCAGTTACCCTGCCGGCCCGCGGGCGACACCCACGGTGATCGACGGTGTGGTCGTGACGTTGGGCGCCCAAGGTGACTTGATCGCATTGAACGCAAGCAACGGCGAGATGATGTGGCAGGTGAACTTGCCCAAGACATTCAACGCCAAGACGCCAATCTGGGGTTTCGCGGCGCACCCGCTGGTCACGGACTCGATGGTCGTGACGATGGTCGGCGGTGATGATCAAGCCGCCGTGGCGTTTGATCGAGCCACGGGCAAGGTGCTGTGGAAGTCGGTCTCCAGTTCGGATGCCGGTTACTGTCCTCCGTCGTTGATTCAGGCGGGCGGAACTCAGCAACTATTGATCTGGCATCCTGATGCCGTCGCATCATTGGATCCCGCCACCGGCAAGCCGTATTGGACTGAGCCGCTCAAGCCCGATTATGGGATGTCGATCGCTCAGCCGATGCGTGAGGGTGATCATCTGTTTGTCACCGGAATCGAAAACAAGTCGATGATGTTGCAACTGGCATCGGATCGACCCGCGGTGACGAAACTGTGGGACAGCGAACCAAAAACGTCGATCAGTTGCAGCACCATGACGCCGGTGATCCATGACGGCCTGATCTTTGGTTGCGATGAATCGCTCGGCGCCGTCGTGTGCGCGAAAGTCTCTGATGGCCAACGGCTGTGGCACAACTGGCTGCCGGTTCGGCCGGACAATCAGCGACGATTGTCCGCCGGCAACGCGTTCATCACGCGGCACGCCCCCAGCGGCCGATACCTGTTGTTCGGTGAAACGGGTTTGCTGACACTGGCTGAGATGACGGCGGAGGGATTTCGTTCGTTGGGCCAGATGCAAGTCGTCGAGCCTACCCAAACGGCGTTCGGACGAAAGGTGATCTGGAGTCATCCGGCGTACGCACGCCAAACCGCGTTCATCCGCAACGACAAGGAACTGGTCGCGGTCGATCTGAGCAGCAGCAAGTGA